The genomic window ATCTTCCAGTTACATCGTAACCATATCCTAGGACATGATATATCGGATGTCCAGTAAAGGCAAAGTTATGGTGATTGTTGGTTAATCCTTTCTCTTCTGCAAGTTCATTCTTCTTGCAACTGCTAAATGCTGCTGTAATTACGCACAGCAAGCAAATAATTTTTAATTTGTAATTGTTTTTCATCAGTAATTATTGTTATTTTTTTTACAAAACTACCGACAAGAAAAATTAATTATGATAATGAGCAGTTATCAATTTAACCATTAATCATACATTATCATTAATTAATAAGGCCAAATTTAAAGAGTTAATGCTACACACATATTGCTTGATATATAAAATCAATTAATGTTTAATCTAAGTCGGTTTTCGATCATGCCAGCATTATTTTGAGTACTAAGCACTGAAGATTGTGCGACTACATTTCCTTTTGAAATGCTGGCAGTTTTTTTTGGCACGATCTGTATTCTACCGCTAATTGCTGAAAGCGCAGCTTTTAAACATATTTCTTCAGGATCACCTAATATTGGATTACTAGATCCAACAACATTTAAATCTGGTTCCATTCCATTAAAGTAATCAGACCATCCTTGTGCATTTTTAATTCGGAAGCTGCTCAGATAAACATTATATTGATCTATATTAATCCCAAAGAAACCAACCGGTTTTCCATAAGTCTTTTCACCTATCAGCTTCACATTGAAATAAGGTTTTAAGCAATTGATCAATAATTCACTGGCCGATGCAGTTTCGCCTGATACGATCACATAGATATCTTTAATAGTTTCCAATCCTCCTTTTTTGCTAAATCTATAAGTATTACCATTTTCGGTATAATCAACATCGGCCAATGTAGCCAAACGTCCGTTATAAATTACAGTTTTTCCATTCTCGTCCAGATAGGGTTGATGACGCAAAATTGTCGCCTTACCGTTTTGGAGCGTGGAATTAAATTGTTCCGTGTACATTATTTTTCCGTTTAGTGTACCAGGCGCAATTAAATTCGCAACATATTCGGCGGTTTCTACATAGCCGCCACCATTAGTACGCAAATCTAAAATGAGATAGGTAGGTTTATCAGTCAGCATTTCATTAAAAACCTGATCAAGCTTTGATTTAGCACTACTTAAAGCTGGAAAAGTTCCCAAAGCTATATAGGTAATAACTTTATCTTCATCGTGGATAATTCGGTTAGCTAAAACAGCTGCGCCATTTAGTATGCCAGCACGGGCACCTCCACCTGTACTTCGTCCCAATTGCAGATACGAATATTTAGGTACATTACTATAATTCGAAATTTCGAATGGTTTGCCCGTTACCAGGTTAATTTTAAATTGGGAAATATCAAAAAGTTCATTTCTAAGTGCACCTATTTCTGACTGGATATTACCATACTTTTCTCTTGGCTTAAAAGTACTATAACCAGGCAAAACATCATTCCATAAATAAACCTGTTTAGCATATAAAAAAATGGAATCGAGTGTAAATTCAGTCCTTGTGCCTGTGGTGGGCGAAACAATTTCATCCTCGTTTGTGTAAATTAGTCGCTCTTTTTCGCAAGAGGAACATGCCGATAGAATTAATAAGAAAATAACAGATTTTATTAATATGCTATTTACAATATGATTATTGTTGTTAGTTTTCAATATTATAAGCTCAAGATTTAACTAAATTCAAACCATTTACAGGAATCATTATTTTTTCCCTATAAATTAAATCCATAACAAATAAACACATTTTATTTACTAATTTTGACAATCCCTTATTATCATTCATTACTTATTGCAAATACAATGAGTAAATAAAAAACACACATAATCATTACCGCTTCTCAACATGTTAGACATAGGGATTACCTTAAGAAGGTACAGAGACAGATACAATTATACACAACAATACGTTGCTGATGTTATCGGAATAAGCAGGGTTGCTTACAGAAAGTGGGAAAATAATGCGGTAGATTTTTCATTATCCCAATTAAATAAAATTGCCGAATTATATGGTATATCGATCCACGAGATCATCGTGCAATCTGATTTTAAAAAGAACAAAATAATTTCTCTCCAACAAAACAGACGTCAATATTATTGATACCCGTATATTATTTATGCCCACTAAGCCTTTGGAAAAAACTAAAACCGAATGGCCTCTATCGAATCATTTTTTGTAAGTATTTTACAAATACATTCTAAATCGAAATCAGGATAGGCTTGCAGAAATTTTTTATACTTGGTTGGATTAAACTGAACATCATTATACTTCACCTCGTAAGCAACTCCCTTTTCTAAGTGGCTTTCTACGATAAAATCTACTTCATTGCCATCGGCAGTACGCCAAAAGTGCAGATGAGCGGCATCGTAAGCTACCTCAATCTGAGCAGCAACTTAAAAATTTATTAGCACAAAAAAAAGTGGCCTTAAAAGGCCACTTTAAAATATATTTCTTTGAAAGAATTACAGTTTTCTAGCTACTTCTACTTGTTCGTAAGCTTCTACGATATCGCCAACTTCGATGTTGTTAAAGTTTTGAATGTTTAAACCACACTCGTAACCTTTGTTCACTTCTTTCACATCATCTTTAAAGCGTTTTAACGATGCTAGTTCACCTGTGTATACTACAACACCATCTCTAACGATACGGATCTTGCTGTTACGGGTAATCTTACCATCCAATACCATACAACCTGCAATGGTCCCCACTTTAGTAATTTTGAAAGTCTCACGAATCTCAACGTTAGCCACAATTTTCTCTTCAAATTCTGGATCTAACATACCTTCCATTGCTGATTTAATCTCATTGATTGCATCGTAGATGATAGAATATAAGCGGATATCGATCTGTTCAGCTTCTGCAAGTTTACGTGCGCCTGTCGATGGACGAACCTGGAAACCGATAATAATCGCATCAGAAGCCGAAGCTAACAATACATCAGATTCTGAAATCTGACCAACACCTTTACTGATGATATTGATCTGAATCTGCTCAGTTGATAGTTTCAACAATGAATCGGCTAATGCCTCGATCGAACCATCCACATCACCTTTAACAATGATGTTAAGCTCTTTAAAGTTACCGATAGCCAAACGACGACCGATCTCATCCAATGTAATGTGTTTCTGCGTACGTAATCCCTGCTCGCGTTGTAACTGCATACGTTTGTTTGCAATATCACGTGCTTCGGTTTCACTTTCTAAAGCATTAAATCTATCACCTGCTGTAGGTGCACCTTGCATACCCAAAACCTGTACCGGTTGCGATGGGCCTGCGGATTCTACTTTAGCACCACGCTCGTTGGTTAATGCTTTTACACGTCCGCTATAACTACCTGCTAAGATTGGATCTCCCACTCTTAATGTACCGGCCTGAACCAATACCGTAGTTACAATACCACGTCCTTTATCTAATGCCGACTCAATTACAGTACCTGTAGCTCTCTTATTCGGATTCGCTTTCAGTTCTAATAATTCAGCTTCTAATAATACTTTATCTAAAAGTAAATCAACATTTAACCCGCTTTTGCTCGAGATTTCCTGTGATTGATATTTACCACCCCAATCTTCAACCAAGATATTCATTACTGATAATTGCTCACGTACTTTATCTGCATTTGCACCTGGCTTATCTACTTTAGTGAAAGCAAATACCAATGGTACGCCTGCAGCCTGTGCGTGGTTAATCGCCTCTTTAGTTTGAGGCATCACCGCATCATCAGCCGCGATAACAATAATGGCAATATCGGCAGCCTTAGCACCTCGTGCACGCATCGCTGTAAAGGCTTCGTGACCTGGAGTATCTAAGAAGGTTACTTTTTTACCGGTCGGTGTAGTTACCATGTAAGCACCAATGTGCTGGGTAATACCACCTGCCTCGCCAGCTACCACATTTGCCTTACGGATATAATCCAGCAATGAGGTTTTACCGTGATCGACGTGACCCATAATCGTAACAACCGGAGCTCTTTCGATTAAATCTGCCTCGTTATCTTCTTCCTCAATTACATTTTCTTCATCCTCATCTGGTTTAACGAATTGAATTTCGTAACCAAACTCATCTGCAACGATGGTTAAGGTTTCAGCATCTAAACGTTGGTTAATGGAAACGAACATACCGAGGCTCATACAAGTACCAATAATTTTGGTAACCGGTACATCCATCATGCTCGCTAACTCATTAGCCGTAACAAATTCTGTTACTTTTAATATTTTCGATTGCGATTCAAGCTCATTTGCTGCCTCTTCTGCATTCGATGCTACATCATCACGTTTCTGACGACGTAATTTAGCACGTTGTGCAAATTTACCTGATTTACCAGCACCACTTAAACGGGCAAGTGTTGCTTTAATCTGATCTTGAATTTCTTTCTCAGTAGGTTCTTCTTTAGGTCCGCTTGGTGTAGCATTTCTATTTTGGAAACCTGGTCTGTTATTGTTGTTATTCCTATTTCCTTGGTATGGGGTTCCGCCTTGTCCTGCTGGTCTGTTACCTTGGTATGGAGTTCCACCGCCTGGTCTGTTACCTTGATAAGGTGTACGAGGTTGTCCTGGTGTACCACTTTGACCTTGGCCCTGACCTGCAGGATTATTTTGTCCTTGCTGGCCTTGACCGCCGTGTTGACCTGGCTGGCCCGGTGCTCCTGGAGTTTTTTTGCGTTTACGCTTACGTTTAGCGGCTTCGCTATCGCTAGATGACGCCACTGGACCGTTCCTTCTATCCGGTGTTGTTGGTAAAACAATTTTACCAATAATATTCGGACCAGTTAACTTA from Flavobacterium sp. W4I14 includes these protein-coding regions:
- a CDS encoding hypothetical protein (product_source=Hypo-rule applied; cath_funfam=3.90.226.10; pfam=PF03572; superfamily=52096), which codes for MKTNNNNHIVNSILIKSVIFLLILSACSSCEKERLIYTNEDEIVSPTTGTRTEFTLDSIFLYAKQVYLWNDVLPGYSTFKPREKYGNIQSEIGALRNELFDISQFKINLVTGKPFEISNYSNVPKYSYLQLGRSTGGGARAGILNGAAVLANRIIHDEDKVITYIALGTFPALSSAKSKLDQVFNEMLTDKPTYLILDLRTNGGGYVETAEYVANLIAPGTLNGKIMYTEQFNSTLQNGKATILRHQPYLDENGKTVIYNGRLATLADVDYTENGNTYRFSKKGGLETIKDIYVIVSGETASASELLINCLKPYFNVKLIGEKTYGKPVGFFGINIDQYNVYLSSFRIKNAQGWSDYFNGMEPDLNVVGSSNPILGDPEEICLKAALSAISGRIQIVPKKTASISKGNVVAQSSVLSTQNNAGMIENRLRLNIN
- a CDS encoding hypothetical protein (product_source=Hypo-rule applied), producing MNDNKGLSKLVNKMCLFVMDLIYREKIMIPVNGLNLVKS
- a CDS encoding transcriptional regulator with XRE-family HTH domain (product_source=COG1396; cath_funfam=1.10.260.40; cog=COG1396; pfam=PF01381; smart=SM00530; superfamily=47413), producing MLDIGITLRRYRDRYNYTQQYVADVIGISRVAYRKWENNAVDFSLSQLNKIAELYGISIHEIIVQSDFKKNKIISLQQNRRQYY
- a CDS encoding translation initiation factor IF-2 (product_source=KO:K02519; cath_funfam=2.40.30.10,3.30.56.50,3.40.50.10050,3.40.50.300; cog=COG0532; ko=KO:K02519; pfam=PF00009,PF04760,PF11987; superfamily=50447,52156,52540; tigrfam=TIGR00487); the encoded protein is MSDDKPIILIKAIKELNIGMGTAVEFLNKKGFSAEKSPMFKLTGDMYNALLKEYQGDKIVREEAKQIVIGKIRRDEPETEKPVEAPKKNTDFEKNEEILIKNAQSFTPPVEKPKVVETPKAETPAPTPAPAAAVEPVKETKAEDKVEETGLPGVKIVGKIDLNDLNSKTRPAKKEEIPAAPAPVVEPAVVKAPEPVKPVEQPKAEEKPAEVKKEETPAAPAPVVEPPVAKAPEPVKPVEQPKVEEKPAEAKPVSNEPEVIKARTVKLTGPNIIGKIVLPTTPDRRNGPVASSSDSEAAKRKRKRKKTPGAPGQPGQHGGQGQQGQNNPAGQGQGQSGTPGQPRTPYQGNRPGGGTPYQGNRPAGQGGTPYQGNRNNNNNRPGFQNRNATPSGPKEEPTEKEIQDQIKATLARLSGAGKSGKFAQRAKLRRQKRDDVASNAEEAANELESQSKILKVTEFVTANELASMMDVPVTKIIGTCMSLGMFVSINQRLDAETLTIVADEFGYEIQFVKPDEDEENVIEEEDNEADLIERAPVVTIMGHVDHGKTSLLDYIRKANVVAGEAGGITQHIGAYMVTTPTGKKVTFLDTPGHEAFTAMRARGAKAADIAIIVIAADDAVMPQTKEAINHAQAAGVPLVFAFTKVDKPGANADKVREQLSVMNILVEDWGGKYQSQEISSKSGLNVDLLLDKVLLEAELLELKANPNKRATGTVIESALDKGRGIVTTVLVQAGTLRVGDPILAGSYSGRVKALTNERGAKVESAGPSQPVQVLGMQGAPTAGDRFNALESETEARDIANKRMQLQREQGLRTQKHITLDEIGRRLAIGNFKELNIIVKGDVDGSIEALADSLLKLSTEQIQINIISKGVGQISESDVLLASASDAIIIGFQVRPSTGARKLAEAEQIDIRLYSIIYDAINEIKSAMEGMLDPEFEEKIVANVEIRETFKITKVGTIAGCMVLDGKITRNSKIRIVRDGVVVYTGELASLKRFKDDVKEVNKGYECGLNIQNFNNIEVGDIVEAYEQVEVARKL